A portion of the Salmo trutta chromosome 1, fSalTru1.1, whole genome shotgun sequence genome contains these proteins:
- the LOC115201730 gene encoding major facilitator superfamily domain-containing protein 6-like, which translates to MKRNEQINIKGALALASTFHFLYSCARACILPFLTLYLRYLGLTPSMTGLLMSTKHLISLVWSPLTSFLSKHYNKKRAVITGSLVCSAGAALVLLLIPSTGVETLTSHCNISHLSVSSTEELSDYVRVVGSVMPTTHTTIVSQSATHESSPTETTSYTVSSAVSMSKATTYTLQLQHSNNVTTLQLQHSNNVTSQWSQVNVSVANHSKGGKRNGLESHHGASNTLPTVRRVSRSVEKERQQQREKDEASLEFLGSLKVMDVQHQLFFMLLIVVSIWELMAAPLEWTVDDGLYEYLDFVDASDRYSSTGVWGLLGAVCGVSGAGLLVSHLDCLIGSHTPRGAVHFFSYVSVTTLSVPVVAFLPLYLNKKRSRSTGLFKALQLVRGDLRALLCAATAFLMGLAGSAVDDFLLWQMQDHGSSELHMGLSLAVALLSRAAFPLLSGRVSKLLSPGRVLLVGTACLALQCLYYSFLWGPWAAIPVQVLSCFSSGALWWAVQVQCEDVVTPGTQRSVRRVYQALSLDLGAGLGSMAGGFVVHRFGVSVLFRGVAVMLLLWCLFLPLLQWKAPRQRRINYSRLLAADTSEVSESESEQETDWLEKVLEDDEQ; encoded by the coding sequence ATGAAGAGGAACGAGCAGATCAACATTAAGGGTGCTCTAGCCCTCGCCAGCACCTTCCACTTCCTGTATTCTTGTGCCAGAGCCTGCATCCTCCCCTTCCTCACCCTGTACCTCAGATACCTGGGCCTCACTCCCTCCATGACGGGCCTTCTCATGAGCACCAAGCATCTCATCTCCCTGGTCTGGAGCCCTCTGACCAGCTTTCTGTCCAAACACTACAACAAGAAGAGGGCAGTGATTACAGGGTCTCTGGTCTGTTCAGCAGGGGCAGCCCTCGTCCTCCTGCTCATCCCATCCACAGGCGTCGAGACGCTGACCAGTCACTGCAACATCTCTCACCTCAGTGTGAGCTCCACTGAAGAGCTGAGTGACTATGTGCGTGTTGTTGGCAGTGTAATGCCTACCACCCACACTACCATTGTGTCCCAGTCAGCAACACATGAATCTTCACCTACGGAGACAACCAGTTACACTGTGTCTTCTGCTGTTTCAATGAGCAAAGCCACAACCTACACACTCCAGCTGCAACATTCCAACAATGTGACTACACTCCAGCTGCAACATTCCAACAATGTGACTTCTCAATGGTCACAAGTGAATGTATCTGTGGCCAACCACAGTAAAGGAGGGAAGAGAAATGGCTTAGAGTCCCACCACGGTGCCTCCAACACTTTACCCACAGTGAGGAGGGTTAGCAGGTCAGTAGAAAAGGAGAGGCAGCAGCAGAGGGAGAAGGATGAGGCCAGCTTAGAGTTCCTGGGCAGCCTCAAAGTTATGGACGTCCAACACCAGCTCTTCTTCATGCTCCTCATCGTGGTGTCGATATGGGAGCTGATGGCCGCCCCTCTGGAATGGACCGTGGACGATGGGCTGTATGAGTATTTGGATTTTGTGGATGCCTCTGATCGCTATAGTAGCACAGGAGTGTGGGGGCTGCTTGGGGCAGTGTGTGGGGTGAGTGGTGCAGGACTGCTGGTGAGCCACCTGGACTGCCTCATTGGCTCACACACACCCAGGGGAGCTGTCCACTTCTTCTCCTATGTATCTGTGACAACCCTGTCCGTGCCTGTGGTGGCCTTCCTGCCCCTCTACCTAAACAAGAAGCGTAGTCGCTCCACTGGGCTCTTCAAAGCTTTACAGCTGGTGCGAGGGGACCTACGTGCCCTGCTGTGTGCTGCCACTGCCTTCCTAATGGGGCTGGCGGGGTCTGCGGTGGATGACTTCCTGCTGTGGCAGATGCAGGACCATGGGAGCAGCGAGCTGCACATGGGCCTCTCTTTAGCCGTAGCGTTGCTCTCCCGGGCCGCCTTCCCTCTGCTGAGTGGCCGGGTGTCGAAGCTCCTGAGCCCAGGCAGGGTGCTGCTGGTGGGGACGGCCTGCCTGGCCCTGCAGTGCCTCTACTACTCCTTCCTGTGGGGCCCATGGGCTGCAATACCTGTCCAGGTGCTGAGCTGCTTCAGCAGTGGCGCCCTCTGGTGGGCAGTGCAGGTGCAGTGTGAGGACGTGGTCACGCCAGGCACGCAGAGGAGCGTGAGGAGGGTCTACCAGGCCCTCTCTCTGGACCTGGGGGCAGGGCTGGGCAGCATGGCCGGGGGGTTTGTTGTCCACAGGTTTGGGGTATCTGTGCTATTCAGAGGGGTAGCGGTGATGCTGCTCCTGTGGTGCCTGTTTCTGCCCCTGCTCCAGTGGAAAGCCCCACGCCAACGCAGGATCAACTACTCCCGCCTCCTCGCTGCTGACACCAGTGAAGTGAGTGAATCAGAGTCGGAGCAGGAGACAGACTGGCTGGAGAAAGTCCTGGAGGATGACGAGCAATAA
- the LOC115201719 gene encoding uncharacterized protein C16orf45 homolog isoform X2 — protein MEEERKSPKQYGSLERSKLDGKADKKEEDIVSMADSTITIDHIEGELFRIERIRDVLVRRESELRYMMDDIQLCKEITRLKKELQKLVSVSDTDKSNEDRQREEELLQQIHKLVETRDFLVDDVEFERLREREEDKEMADFLQSKFPKTSKKKDVTSKAQQTSSTPFVTKTGLTLLKECCGFTCSVM, from the exons ATGGAAGAAGAGCGAAAATCCCCCAAACAATATGGGTCTTTGGAACGAAGCAAATTGGATGGAAAAGCCGATAAGAAGG AGGAAGACATTGTCTCAATGGCGGACTCCACCATCACAATAGATCACATTGAAGGGGAGCTTTTCAGAATCGAGCGGATACGTGATGTTCTAGTACGGAGGGAATCAGAACTAAGATACAT gatGGATGACATTCAGCTTTGCAAGGAAATCACACGGCTGAAAAAAGAACTTCAGAAGCTAGTGTCTGTTTCAG ACACAGACAAATCCAATGAGGACCGGCAGAGGGAGGAGGAACTGCTGCAGCAGATCCACAAGCTGGTGGAGACCAGGGACTTCCTGGTGGATGACGTGGAGTTTGAGAGGCTCAG ggagagagaggaggacaaagAAATGGCTGATTTCTTGCAGTCTAAATTCCCAAAGACCTCGAAGAAAAAAG ACGTCACCTCCAAAGCCCAGCAGACTTCGTCCACTCCCTTCGTCACCAAAACCGGTCTCACCCTTCTGAAGGAGTGCTGCGGCTTCACATGCTCTGTCATGTAG
- the LOC115201719 gene encoding uncharacterized protein C16orf45 homolog isoform X1, which yields MEEERKSPKQYGSLERSKLDGKADKKAEEDIVSMADSTITIDHIEGELFRIERIRDVLVRRESELRYMMDDIQLCKEITRLKKELQKLVSVSDTDKSNEDRQREEELLQQIHKLVETRDFLVDDVEFERLREREEDKEMADFLQSKFPKTSKKKDVTSKAQQTSSTPFVTKTGLTLLKECCGFTCSVM from the exons ATGGAAGAAGAGCGAAAATCCCCCAAACAATATGGGTCTTTGGAACGAAGCAAATTGGATGGAAAAGCCGATAAGAAGG CAGAGGAAGACATTGTCTCAATGGCGGACTCCACCATCACAATAGATCACATTGAAGGGGAGCTTTTCAGAATCGAGCGGATACGTGATGTTCTAGTACGGAGGGAATCAGAACTAAGATACAT gatGGATGACATTCAGCTTTGCAAGGAAATCACACGGCTGAAAAAAGAACTTCAGAAGCTAGTGTCTGTTTCAG ACACAGACAAATCCAATGAGGACCGGCAGAGGGAGGAGGAACTGCTGCAGCAGATCCACAAGCTGGTGGAGACCAGGGACTTCCTGGTGGATGACGTGGAGTTTGAGAGGCTCAG ggagagagaggaggacaaagAAATGGCTGATTTCTTGCAGTCTAAATTCCCAAAGACCTCGAAGAAAAAAG ACGTCACCTCCAAAGCCCAGCAGACTTCGTCCACTCCCTTCGTCACCAAAACCGGTCTCACCCTTCTGAAGGAGTGCTGCGGCTTCACATGCTCTGTCATGTAG